A region of Acidisarcina sp. DNA encodes the following proteins:
- the xerD gene encoding site-specific tyrosine recombinase XerD: MASGSNPDARNPVLLREYLNFLRVDKGLRPLTCEAYERDLTMFCEFLESSNATLAAARQGDVMGFLEHLKKHGVESRSAARKLSCLRGFYRWMLLDKRISHDPTVNLESPSTWKVLPKSLAESEISTMLDHAALAAAHPQRDGVALRDDAILELLYAAGLRVSELTDLRVEDVSLEEGRVLVRGKGDKERVVPIGVAAVRALKVYLEQGRPELVRGSRKPDATRLFLSVRGQGLTRQWIWHMVKAADSHASPHMLRHSCATHMVEHGADLRTVQTLLGHADIATTQVYTHVALSRLKAVHREHHPRARRLPPSDGTTQ; the protein is encoded by the coding sequence GTGGCCAGCGGAAGCAATCCGGACGCGCGCAATCCCGTGCTCCTTCGCGAGTACCTTAACTTTCTGCGCGTGGACAAAGGACTGCGGCCGCTCACCTGCGAGGCCTATGAGCGGGATTTGACGATGTTTTGCGAGTTTCTCGAGTCCTCGAACGCGACGCTGGCAGCGGCCCGGCAGGGCGATGTCATGGGGTTCCTCGAACACCTGAAAAAGCACGGCGTGGAATCGCGTTCCGCGGCGCGTAAGCTCTCCTGCCTGCGTGGCTTCTATCGATGGATGTTGCTCGATAAGCGAATCAGCCACGATCCGACGGTGAACCTGGAGTCGCCCTCCACCTGGAAGGTGCTGCCAAAATCGCTTGCCGAGTCGGAGATCAGCACCATGCTGGACCATGCTGCGCTGGCCGCGGCCCATCCACAAAGGGACGGCGTGGCGCTGCGCGACGACGCGATTCTCGAACTCCTGTATGCCGCCGGCCTCCGCGTTTCGGAGCTGACCGATCTGCGGGTGGAGGATGTGTCGCTGGAAGAGGGACGGGTTCTGGTGCGGGGCAAAGGAGACAAGGAGCGCGTGGTGCCCATAGGAGTCGCAGCCGTCCGGGCGCTGAAGGTGTATCTCGAACAGGGGCGCCCGGAATTGGTGCGTGGCAGCCGCAAGCCGGATGCTACGCGTCTTTTTCTCTCCGTACGCGGGCAGGGGCTGACGCGGCAATGGATCTGGCACATGGTGAAGGCTGCCGATTCGCATGCCAGTCCGCACATGCTGCGTCATAGCTGCGCCACGCACATGGTGGAGCACGGAGCCGACCTTCGCACGGTGCAGACCTTGCTGGGCCACGCCGACATCGCCACCACGCAGGTGTACACGCACGTGGCGCTCAGTCGCCTGAAGGCGGTTCATCGTGAGCACCACCCCCGGGCGCGGCGACTCCCTCCCTCTGATGGGACAACGCAATGA
- a CDS encoding NAD(P)/FAD-dependent oxidoreductase → MARKKAVIIGAGPAGLTAALEFLRRSEIEPIVLEASQDIGGISRTVQFKGNRMDIGGHRFFSKNDWVMNWWAELLPVQTNGASNTMLHYQNKERSLSAQPEGDAAGSEDLVMLVRPRKSRIYFLRKFFDYPVTLTAATLRGLGLARTLKVGASYVLAKFHQRKPERSLEDFLINRFGRQLYLTFFKSYTEKVWGIACNQISAEWGAQRIKGLSLTTAIAHFLKKALQGTAREGSPKDISQKGTETSLIEQFLYPKYGPGQLWEYAASLVRQKGGSVLLGWRVDKVVTEGDRVIAVEATSKEGEQRRFDGDYFFSTMPIRDLIHSLDVPVPDEVREVSDGLMYRDFVTVGLLVKKLAVTEPDGSPLKDTWIYIQEPDVLLGRLQIFNNWSPYLVADPATTWIGLEYFCYETDDLWRMPNDEILKFAIGEVEKIGMVRREDVLDGHVVRVPKTYPAYFGTYDRFDVIRDYIDGYKNLFLVGRNGMHKYNNQDHSMLTAKTAVDNILAGVTEKSNVWEINTEQEYHEEKK, encoded by the coding sequence ATGGCACGCAAGAAGGCTGTCATTATTGGCGCGGGCCCGGCAGGGCTCACGGCCGCACTGGAGTTTCTACGGCGGTCGGAGATTGAGCCGATTGTGCTCGAAGCCAGCCAGGATATTGGGGGGATCTCCCGAACCGTGCAGTTCAAGGGCAACCGCATGGACATCGGAGGCCACAGGTTCTTCTCCAAGAATGACTGGGTCATGAACTGGTGGGCGGAACTGCTTCCAGTGCAGACAAATGGAGCCTCGAATACGATGCTCCATTACCAGAACAAGGAGCGCAGCCTCTCCGCACAGCCGGAGGGAGATGCCGCGGGCAGTGAAGACCTTGTGATGCTGGTCAGGCCGCGCAAGAGCCGCATCTATTTTCTGCGGAAGTTCTTCGATTATCCCGTGACGCTCACGGCGGCTACTCTGCGCGGTCTTGGCCTGGCTCGCACGCTGAAGGTGGGAGCCAGCTATGTACTGGCCAAGTTCCACCAGCGCAAGCCGGAACGGAGTCTAGAGGACTTCCTGATCAACCGCTTCGGTCGTCAGCTCTATCTCACATTTTTCAAGTCCTACACGGAGAAGGTGTGGGGCATTGCGTGCAACCAGATCAGCGCGGAGTGGGGAGCCCAGAGGATCAAAGGACTTTCTCTGACGACCGCGATTGCGCATTTCCTGAAAAAGGCTCTGCAAGGCACGGCAAGAGAAGGCAGTCCGAAAGATATTTCGCAGAAGGGGACGGAGACTTCTCTGATAGAGCAGTTCCTCTATCCGAAATACGGCCCGGGCCAGTTGTGGGAGTATGCGGCTTCTCTGGTGCGGCAGAAGGGCGGGTCTGTCCTGCTGGGCTGGCGCGTCGATAAGGTCGTGACGGAGGGCGATCGGGTGATCGCCGTGGAGGCGACCAGCAAGGAAGGGGAGCAGCGAAGGTTTGATGGAGATTATTTCTTTTCAACCATGCCGATACGCGACCTCATCCATTCTCTCGATGTGCCCGTACCCGATGAGGTGCGCGAAGTCAGCGATGGGTTGATGTACCGCGACTTCGTTACCGTGGGATTGCTGGTGAAAAAGCTGGCGGTTACCGAGCCGGACGGATCTCCGCTGAAGGATACGTGGATCTACATTCAGGAACCGGATGTTCTGCTGGGCCGGTTGCAGATCTTCAACAACTGGAGCCCCTATCTGGTTGCCGATCCCGCCACAACCTGGATCGGGCTGGAGTATTTCTGCTATGAGACGGACGATCTGTGGAGGATGCCGAACGACGAGATCCTAAAGTTCGCAATCGGCGAAGTCGAGAAGATCGGCATGGTGCGCCGCGAGGACGTGCTGGACGGGCATGTGGTCCGCGTTCCCAAAACCTATCCTGCGTACTTCGGAACCTATGACCGTTTCGATGTGATCCGTGACTACATAGATGGGTATAAGAACCTGTTCCTGGTGGGCAGAAACGGAATGCATAAATACAACAATCAGGATCACTCCATGCTGACGGCTAAGACGGCGGTGGACAACATTCTTGCGGGCGTGACGGAGAAATCCAACGTCTGGGAGATCAACACCGAGCAGGAGTATCACGAAGAGAAGAAGTAG
- a CDS encoding class IV adenylate cyclase, which yields MQSIETEVKFRVADSEALEAKLAALEFHKVTARTFERNVLYDTPDRKLRSNGEILRIREYGPKWVVTNKRLPPNNSPEARHKQRIEIETEVEDGEAIAAILEHLGLQAAFTYEKWRAEWADDRGHCVLDETPIGVFAELEGPADWIDATATKLGIDLSQLLTLSYGRLFDVWKEQTGSKANDLTFAAIQGKDVHKDAR from the coding sequence ATGCAATCGATTGAAACAGAGGTCAAGTTCCGGGTCGCAGACAGCGAGGCCCTTGAAGCAAAGCTGGCGGCGCTGGAATTCCACAAGGTGACGGCACGCACCTTTGAGCGCAACGTGCTCTATGACACGCCCGATCGCAAATTGCGGTCCAATGGCGAAATCCTCAGAATCCGCGAGTATGGACCCAAGTGGGTCGTGACCAATAAACGCTTGCCGCCAAACAACTCTCCCGAAGCTCGCCACAAGCAGCGCATCGAAATCGAAACCGAGGTGGAGGATGGCGAAGCTATTGCCGCAATCCTGGAGCACCTGGGCCTGCAGGCAGCCTTCACCTACGAAAAATGGCGGGCAGAGTGGGCCGATGACAGGGGACACTGCGTGCTCGACGAGACGCCCATCGGCGTCTTTGCCGAGTTGGAAGGCCCAGCCGACTGGATCGACGCCACAGCAACAAAATTGGGGATCGACCTGAGCCAACTGCTGACGCTGAGCTACGGACGCCTCTTCGACGTGTGGAAGGAGCAGACTGGCAGCAAGGCCAACGACCTGACCTTCGCTGCGATACAAGGTAAAGACGTGCACAAAGACGCGCGCTAG
- a CDS encoding glycosyltransferase, producing MKICFVVFGLTGRGGTETVILSTRREFLRRGHECMLVLLGGSDDRAWLQDVPAIELGSPSTPRILRYLQYAFRLPFLLKAFNPDVIFAVNSNGVSFISKLRRLLRLHAEIIFWPHWPLGPSEAEDMRLADYHFAISSGYARLLSKMTGDERHIHTVFNAIDIEVPPVGRSSTPVFLNVGRLQIQQQKCTDDLLRAAAMLKGDFLLRIVGSGKDEPALREMANDLGIADKVQWLGWKTDPWAAAGDASALVLCSSWEGLPTVLTEAIARGLPCISGDCPSGPEDIIVQGKNGWLVPPGDVPQLAAAMQHVIDHMDALPSPESVKATAKRFAAEPVVDRMIAAMQLERSSR from the coding sequence ATGAAGATCTGTTTCGTCGTCTTTGGATTAACGGGCCGAGGCGGCACTGAGACGGTAATCCTGAGCACCAGGCGGGAGTTTCTCCGCCGTGGCCATGAATGCATGCTGGTTCTGCTGGGCGGATCGGATGATCGCGCATGGCTTCAGGACGTTCCGGCAATTGAGCTGGGGTCTCCCAGTACGCCGCGAATTCTCCGATACCTGCAGTACGCGTTCCGGCTTCCTTTCCTGTTGAAAGCATTCAATCCTGACGTCATTTTCGCAGTCAACTCCAACGGAGTGTCGTTCATCTCCAAATTGCGTCGGCTGCTTCGGTTGCATGCCGAGATCATCTTCTGGCCTCATTGGCCATTGGGGCCTTCGGAGGCCGAGGACATGCGTCTGGCGGATTATCACTTCGCCATAAGTTCGGGCTATGCGAGGTTGCTGTCGAAGATGACGGGGGACGAAAGACACATCCACACCGTCTTCAACGCGATTGATATCGAGGTTCCGCCGGTGGGGCGCTCTAGTACACCAGTCTTTCTGAATGTTGGGAGATTGCAGATTCAGCAGCAGAAGTGCACCGATGATCTGCTTCGAGCCGCGGCAATGCTGAAAGGGGATTTCCTGCTTCGCATTGTAGGTTCGGGAAAGGACGAGCCAGCGCTGCGCGAGATGGCAAACGACCTGGGCATAGCAGACAAGGTGCAATGGCTGGGGTGGAAGACCGATCCGTGGGCAGCCGCCGGGGATGCATCCGCGCTTGTCCTGTGTTCCTCCTGGGAGGGCTTACCGACAGTGCTGACTGAGGCGATTGCGAGAGGGTTGCCTTGCATCAGCGGCGACTGCCCGTCAGGCCCCGAGGACATCATTGTTCAGGGCAAAAACGGATGGCTTGTACCTCCGGGCGATGTTCCGCAGCTCGCCGCGGCCATGCAGCATGTAATCGACCATATGGACGCGTTGCCTTCTCCGGAGTCCGTGAAGGCGACAGCCAAACGTTTCGCCGCAGAGCCAGTGGTGGACCGCATGATCGCGGCGATGCAATTGGAGCGCTCCTCGCGCTGA
- a CDS encoding L-threonylcarbamoyladenylate synthase yields MKTLRLAVDASDLHSELSQSSLQKAASILRGGGTVAFPTETVYGLGGNALDASAVTAIFVAKQRPRWDPLIVHVCDEAMLRRVAGSLPDAADRLRRSFWPGPLTLLVPRAGEIPALVTAGRERVGVRMPSHPVALELIRLAGVPIAAPSANSFGHTSPTTAQHVLDDLEGRIDAVLDSGEAIHGLESTVIDVCEDPPVIYRPGVVTLEQIRELCPGTTLFEPVAAAGEPESLPSPGVGLRHYAPHARLVLVGGTGQQQRQDFAAAVADADWRGERIGLMLPEGFSVDAGKMAVYRWGQWTNEEELARRLFAGLRQLDEAGVTVILCPLPEATGIGVAIRDRLQKAAK; encoded by the coding sequence ATGAAAACTCTGCGATTGGCGGTCGATGCCAGCGACCTGCATTCGGAATTGTCACAATCATCCTTGCAGAAGGCTGCCTCCATCCTGCGTGGTGGTGGAACTGTCGCGTTTCCCACGGAGACAGTCTACGGGTTGGGCGGCAACGCATTGGACGCCTCGGCAGTCACCGCGATCTTTGTCGCCAAGCAGCGCCCCCGGTGGGATCCACTGATTGTCCATGTCTGCGATGAGGCTATGCTGCGACGTGTGGCGGGTAGCCTCCCGGATGCGGCCGATCGTCTGCGGCGCTCCTTCTGGCCCGGGCCGCTCACGCTGCTGGTGCCGCGCGCCGGGGAGATTCCCGCGCTGGTGACGGCTGGGCGGGAGCGGGTTGGCGTGCGCATGCCTTCTCATCCCGTTGCGCTGGAGTTGATCCGCCTCGCCGGTGTACCCATCGCCGCGCCGAGCGCAAACTCCTTTGGACATACCAGTCCCACTACGGCGCAGCATGTTCTGGACGACCTGGAGGGCCGCATCGACGCTGTGCTGGACTCGGGGGAGGCGATTCATGGCCTGGAGTCCACGGTGATCGATGTATGCGAGGATCCCCCGGTCATCTATCGGCCAGGAGTGGTTACGCTGGAGCAGATCCGCGAGCTATGCCCGGGAACAACGCTCTTTGAACCCGTAGCGGCTGCTGGCGAACCCGAATCTCTGCCCTCTCCCGGGGTGGGGTTGCGACACTACGCGCCACATGCCCGGCTGGTGCTGGTCGGCGGCACCGGACAGCAGCAGAGGCAGGACTTCGCGGCAGCCGTAGCCGACGCCGATTGGAGAGGGGAGCGCATCGGTCTTATGCTGCCGGAAGGCTTTTCCGTCGATGCGGGGAAGATGGCGGTCTACCGCTGGGGGCAGTGGACGAACGAAGAGGAGTTGGCTCGCCGCTTGTTCGCCGGACTTCGCCAGTTGGATGAAGCAGGGGTGACGGTGATTCTGTGCCCGTTGCCGGAGGCGACAGGCATCGGGGTTGCCATCCGCGACCGATTGCAAAAGGCCGCTAAATAG
- the secA gene encoding preprotein translocase subunit SecA, giving the protein MIGSVLTKVFGTSNERAVKRLLPVVNEVNALEPSVEPLTDAQLRAKTEEFRTRIKARLEGIEDATERKEAEKQVLDEILPEAFAVVREAGRRVLKMRHFDVQIIGGIVLHQGNIAEMKTGEGKTLVATLPCYLNALAGHGVHVVTVNDYLAKRDAEWMGKIYEFLGLTVGVIVHDLDDAQRREAYAADITYGTNNEFGFDYLRDNMKFELKDCVQRGHYYCIVDEVDSILIDEARTPLIISGPTDQTTDKYVRVNRIIPSLEAGEEITRGEEKILTGDYVMDEKHRTISVTDEGWEKIEKLLGIGNIAEVENWELKHHVETAIKAHALYKVDVNYVVKDGEVIIVDEFTGRLMPGRRWSDGLHQAIEAKEGVNIRREDQTLATITFQNYFRLYSKLSGMTGTAETEAAEFDKIYKLEIVVIPTNKIMQRVENPDVVYRTEKEKYHAVADQIAELHEKKQPVLVGTTSIEKSEILSGILQRKGVKHVVLNAKYHEREAEIVAQAGRLGMVTIATNMAGRGTDILLGGNPEFMARQQLVKKGQARAVSAGEGAISPSAGPGMTRFYYQGQEFETSQENWDNTLAQHAAAAAEDHNAVVAAGGLFILGTERHESRRIDNQLRGRAGRQGDPGASRFYLSLEDDLMRIFAKEWVSTLLQRLGMEEGVPIESGLISRRIEAAQKAVEAQNFESRKHVLEYDDVMNKQREAVYGLRKQLLENIEQKELILEDYTAGTLSAILDANAPENVHPDQWDLNALKTKLIEQFGLDPVAEGVKAAELSRHELGDALFDRLKAKYESKERILGEEGMRFHERMVMLSVLDGLWKDHLLAMDHLKEGIGLRGYGQQDPLVAYKRESFDMFEAMMTRFQEDTVRYLFLMQIVGSDGQPVTEVPQPRTLDEQQLTLNGHGAAPPEPVQEIPVPVRQHSTTIDQLEQEFERKKKRELEAARQAGGGTTGEVAQRRSGEKVGRNDPCPCGSGKKYKKCHGVDA; this is encoded by the coding sequence TTGATCGGCAGTGTACTGACAAAAGTTTTCGGAACCAGCAACGAGCGCGCCGTCAAGCGGCTTCTCCCCGTGGTGAACGAGGTCAACGCGCTGGAGCCCTCCGTGGAACCTCTCACCGACGCGCAGCTTCGCGCCAAGACGGAGGAGTTCCGCACGAGGATCAAAGCGCGGCTCGAGGGCATTGAGGACGCGACCGAACGCAAGGAAGCGGAGAAGCAGGTGCTCGATGAGATTCTGCCGGAGGCCTTCGCGGTTGTGCGCGAGGCGGGCCGGCGCGTGCTCAAAATGCGCCACTTCGATGTGCAGATCATTGGCGGCATTGTGCTGCACCAGGGCAACATCGCCGAGATGAAGACGGGCGAAGGCAAAACGCTGGTGGCAACTCTACCGTGCTACCTGAACGCGCTGGCAGGCCATGGAGTTCACGTGGTTACCGTGAACGACTATCTGGCCAAGCGCGACGCCGAATGGATGGGCAAGATCTATGAGTTTCTTGGCCTTACGGTTGGCGTTATCGTGCACGATCTGGACGATGCCCAGCGGCGTGAGGCATATGCCGCCGACATTACCTACGGCACAAACAACGAATTCGGCTTCGACTACCTGCGCGACAACATGAAGTTCGAGCTGAAGGACTGCGTGCAGCGCGGGCACTACTACTGCATCGTCGACGAAGTGGATTCCATCCTGATTGACGAGGCGCGTACGCCGCTGATCATCAGCGGGCCGACGGATCAGACAACAGACAAGTACGTCCGCGTCAATCGCATCATTCCATCGCTTGAGGCAGGCGAAGAGATTACGCGTGGCGAAGAGAAGATCCTGACCGGCGATTATGTCATGGATGAGAAGCATCGCACGATCAGCGTGACCGATGAGGGTTGGGAAAAGATCGAGAAGCTGCTCGGGATCGGCAACATTGCCGAGGTGGAGAACTGGGAGCTGAAGCACCACGTAGAGACCGCCATTAAAGCGCACGCGCTCTACAAGGTTGATGTGAACTACGTCGTCAAAGATGGTGAAGTCATCATCGTGGACGAGTTTACCGGACGCCTGATGCCTGGACGCCGCTGGTCCGATGGGTTGCACCAGGCTATCGAGGCGAAGGAGGGCGTGAACATTCGTCGCGAAGATCAGACGCTCGCGACCATCACCTTCCAGAACTACTTCCGCCTCTATTCGAAGCTCTCCGGCATGACGGGCACGGCAGAGACGGAAGCCGCGGAGTTCGACAAGATTTACAAGCTCGAGATCGTTGTGATCCCCACCAACAAGATCATGCAGCGGGTGGAGAACCCCGACGTTGTGTACCGCACGGAGAAGGAAAAGTATCATGCCGTCGCGGATCAGATCGCGGAGCTGCATGAGAAGAAGCAGCCGGTTCTGGTGGGCACAACCTCCATCGAGAAATCGGAGATACTCTCCGGAATTCTGCAGCGCAAGGGCGTCAAGCATGTCGTGTTGAACGCCAAGTACCACGAGCGCGAGGCAGAGATTGTGGCCCAGGCCGGACGCCTCGGCATGGTCACCATTGCCACCAACATGGCAGGCCGCGGAACGGATATTCTGCTGGGCGGCAATCCGGAGTTCATGGCGAGGCAGCAGCTGGTGAAAAAGGGTCAGGCACGCGCTGTCAGCGCCGGTGAGGGCGCAATCTCTCCCAGCGCCGGACCGGGAATGACACGCTTCTACTATCAGGGGCAGGAGTTCGAGACCTCACAGGAAAACTGGGACAACACCCTGGCGCAACACGCTGCTGCCGCCGCAGAAGATCACAATGCCGTGGTTGCAGCAGGCGGGCTTTTCATCCTGGGCACGGAACGGCACGAGTCGCGACGGATCGACAACCAGTTGCGTGGCCGCGCAGGCCGTCAGGGCGATCCCGGAGCCTCCCGCTTCTATCTCTCGCTCGAAGATGACCTGATGCGCATCTTCGCCAAGGAATGGGTCTCCACCTTGCTGCAGCGGCTCGGGATGGAGGAAGGCGTACCGATCGAGTCGGGCCTGATCTCGCGGCGCATCGAAGCGGCGCAAAAGGCCGTGGAAGCGCAGAACTTTGAGTCGCGCAAACACGTGCTCGAGTACGACGATGTGATGAACAAGCAGCGCGAAGCCGTCTATGGGCTGAGGAAACAGCTGCTGGAGAACATCGAACAGAAGGAACTCATCCTCGAGGACTACACCGCCGGAACACTCAGTGCGATTCTCGACGCCAATGCGCCGGAAAATGTGCACCCGGATCAATGGGATCTGAATGCGCTGAAGACAAAGCTCATCGAGCAGTTCGGACTGGACCCGGTAGCCGAAGGCGTAAAGGCAGCGGAGCTAAGCCGCCACGAGCTTGGGGATGCGCTCTTCGACAGACTCAAGGCAAAGTACGAGAGCAAGGAGCGAATCCTTGGCGAGGAGGGGATGCGCTTCCACGAGCGCATGGTGATGTTGAGCGTTCTCGACGGCCTGTGGAAAGACCACCTGCTGGCCATGGATCACCTGAAGGAGGGCATCGGGCTGCGGGGCTACGGGCAGCAGGATCCGCTGGTTGCCTACAAGCGGGAGTCCTTCGATATGTTTGAAGCCATGATGACGCGCTTTCAGGAGGACACGGTCCGCTATCTCTTCCTGATGCAGATCGTGGGTTCAGACGGTCAGCCGGTGACTGAGGTGCCGCAACCGCGCACGCTGGACGAGCAGCAGCTCACGTTGAACGGTCATGGCGCCGCGCCGCCGGAACCGGTGCAGGAAATTCCAGTGCCGGTACGGCAACACTCGACGACGATCGACCAGCTTGAACAGGAGTTTGAGCGCAAGAAGAAACGCGAACTGGAGGCGGCTCGGCAGGCAGGTGGGGGAACGACGGGGGAAGTAGCCCAACGCCGCTCCGGAGAAAAGGTTGGGCGGAATGATCCCTGCCCCTGCGGCTCCGGCAAGAAATATAAAAAGTGCCATGGAGTGGACGCTTAA
- a CDS encoding tyrosine recombinase XerC, translating into MTTDSKASSLVGEFLSALAYERNVSAHTLRAYGRELHSFADYLQEHGAREMRNVEHPQIRAYLGTLYDRGLSKASVARALAAVRAWFRWLAKRGLVEQNPAALVATPKLPRHLPRVPNIEQMNRAADHIGAEAAAWPERDRVIFELLYGCGIRNAELVGINLSDVHWANDAILVRGKGRKERYVPLGDVAAEAVRAYLPLREARLDAAKKTTDALLLGIDLRGSGRLTTRSVQRIVKRLAIAQGLPAEVHPHTLRHAFGTHMLEEGADLRAIQELMGHARLSTTQRYTQLTTNQITAVYDRTHPRAK; encoded by the coding sequence ATGACCACGGATTCCAAAGCATCCTCGCTGGTGGGCGAGTTTCTCTCCGCGTTGGCGTACGAGCGTAACGTATCCGCACACACGCTGCGCGCATACGGACGGGAGCTCCATTCCTTCGCGGATTATCTGCAGGAGCATGGTGCGCGAGAGATGCGCAACGTCGAGCATCCGCAAATTCGCGCCTATCTGGGCACGCTCTACGACCGTGGTTTGTCGAAGGCTTCGGTGGCGCGGGCGCTGGCGGCGGTTCGCGCATGGTTTCGCTGGCTAGCAAAGCGAGGATTGGTGGAGCAGAATCCCGCCGCGCTGGTTGCCACGCCGAAGTTGCCGCGGCATCTGCCCCGTGTGCCGAACATTGAGCAGATGAACCGCGCTGCCGACCACATCGGAGCCGAGGCGGCCGCCTGGCCCGAGCGCGACCGCGTGATCTTCGAGCTTCTATACGGCTGCGGCATCCGAAATGCAGAACTTGTAGGCATCAATCTCAGCGATGTCCACTGGGCTAATGACGCGATCCTGGTTCGGGGCAAGGGGCGAAAGGAGCGCTACGTGCCGTTGGGCGATGTGGCCGCGGAGGCCGTGCGCGCCTATCTACCGTTGCGGGAGGCGAGGCTTGATGCGGCCAAAAAGACGACGGATGCGCTGCTGCTGGGAATTGACCTGCGCGGCAGCGGACGCTTGACCACGAGGAGCGTGCAGCGCATTGTCAAGCGGTTGGCGATCGCCCAGGGGTTGCCTGCCGAGGTCCATCCCCATACCCTGCGCCACGCCTTTGGCACCCACATGCTGGAGGAGGGGGCGGATCTGCGGGCCATTCAGGAATTGATGGGCCACGCGCGGCTTTCCACCACGCAGCGCTACACGCAGCTCACCACCAACCAGATCACCGCGGTTTATGACCGCACCCACCCCCGAGCCAAGTAG
- a CDS encoding polysaccharide biosynthesis protein yields MMDRTQHGPHFEQLLGSSRSAMDWERIREETEGKTILITGAGGSIGSELCEAILQLRPRRLLLLELSEHALYRVTMRLSQLAESQRRPPEFVPILGSIGDSRLLYHHFAHFRPDVLYHAAAFKHVPLMEQNRFAAVANNAVGTHALAAAAARCGVEKLILISTDKAVNPISVMGASKRVAELVLLNRNTPRTHMISIRLGNVLGSQGSVAPLFEKQIERGGPITVTHPEVRRYFVTLPQAVNRILEAAVLDRAGKILVPEMGEPIRILDLAQTMIERAGKTGIRILYTGLRPGDKMVEELMTAEEHSTALKEGEFSVLSGPALSQELLADTIHELQRATEDYDEDRLIAALRQLVPEYNSTVEALR; encoded by the coding sequence ATGATGGACAGAACGCAACACGGCCCCCACTTCGAGCAACTCCTCGGCAGCAGCCGCAGCGCGATGGACTGGGAACGGATCCGCGAAGAGACCGAAGGCAAAACGATCCTCATTACCGGGGCAGGCGGCTCTATCGGCTCAGAGCTGTGCGAGGCGATACTGCAACTTCGGCCTCGGCGCCTGCTGCTGCTGGAGCTCTCCGAGCATGCGCTATACCGCGTCACCATGCGCCTTTCGCAACTGGCGGAGTCACAACGACGGCCGCCCGAGTTCGTTCCCATCCTTGGCAGCATCGGCGATTCGCGGCTGCTCTACCATCACTTCGCGCATTTTCGGCCAGACGTCCTCTATCACGCGGCGGCTTTCAAGCACGTCCCTTTAATGGAGCAGAATCGCTTTGCAGCGGTCGCGAACAATGCCGTGGGCACGCATGCGCTGGCGGCTGCTGCGGCGCGCTGCGGCGTGGAAAAACTAATCCTTATCTCCACCGATAAGGCGGTCAATCCAATCTCGGTGATGGGCGCGTCGAAGCGCGTGGCAGAGCTTGTCCTGCTCAACAGGAATACGCCCCGCACCCACATGATCTCCATTCGTCTTGGAAACGTGCTGGGCTCGCAGGGCAGCGTTGCGCCGCTCTTTGAAAAACAGATCGAGCGCGGAGGCCCAATTACCGTAACCCATCCCGAGGTGCGCCGCTACTTCGTCACGCTGCCGCAGGCAGTGAACAGGATTCTCGAAGCAGCTGTTCTCGATCGAGCCGGAAAGATCCTTGTACCGGAGATGGGCGAGCCGATACGGATTCTCGACCTGGCGCAAACAATGATCGAACGCGCAGGCAAGACGGGCATCCGCATTCTCTATACCGGTCTGCGTCCCGGCGATAAGATGGTCGAGGAACTGATGACTGCCGAGGAACATTCGACCGCTCTCAAAGAGGGAGAATTCAGCGTCCTCAGCGGACCGGCTCTCTCGCAGGAACTGCTGGCTGACACCATCCACGAACTGCAACGCGCCACGGAAGACTACGACGAAGACCGGCTGATAGCGGCTCTTCGCCAATTGGTTCCCGAATATAACTCCACCGTGGAAGCACTTCGATAA